A single Sutterella megalosphaeroides DNA region contains:
- the purL gene encoding phosphoribosylformylglycinamidine synthase produces MTTFHGIVFALPGGCALSDFRARRALAALQSVQPHVEAVSGRFVHFVHAERELTDVEAERLGSLLVYGDPAADVRADAAFMVVPRLGTISPWASKATDIVKNCGIGGVLRVERGTVFSLAFSEGYVPSAEELEVLASKLHDRMTESVVGSDFTGEDLFVDLEGRPMATVPLMEEGRAALERANLDMGLAMSEDEIDYLADAFGTMKRNPTDVELMMFAQANSEHCRHKIFNARWTLDGTEREETLFGMIRKTHKTSPQGTITAYADNAAIFEGGTATRLYPRPGEEGDLFGRVFERRDEVVHTVFKVETHNHPTAISPFPGASTGSGGEIRDEGATGRGARPKAGLTGFTTSALHLPEAPQRWENDGDAARGEKAQAAYGAPSRIATPLSIMTEGPLGGAAFNNEFGRPNILGYFRTFEANIDGVRYGYHKPIMLAGGIGSIRDDQTKKTVPPVGSLLVVLGGPGMRIGLGGGAASSMTTGSNSEALDFDSVQRGNPEMERRAQEVIDRCWAMGEENPILAIHDVGAGGLSNAMPELADLSGKGASFDLTKVPVEESGMSPLEVWCNESQERYVIALDPAKLDLFTAFCERERAPFAVIGTITEEAHLKLARAAGETDAVDMPMEVLLGKAPRMHRDVRHEEKHLPEFDETGIDIEKSAYDVMRHPTVASKSFLITIGDRTVGGLVARDQFVGPWQVPVADCAVTTLGFETNRGEAMAMGERTPLAVIDSAAASRMAVGEALTNMCAADVELPLVKLSANWMAACGAPGEDARLFDAVKAASDFCCALGISIPVGKDSLSMKTAWKDGDDAKSVTSPVSLIVSAAAPVGDAALTVTPELKREPSSVLVFVDLGFGRNRMGGSILAQVEQRFGNTAPDCEDPAALARFVGAVRKLVASGCVLSYHDRSDGGLFATAAEMTFASRLGVRLTLDSLLEAQGATVTNVLFNEELGALLQVRADRADEVVATMRAEGLASCSHFIGEVTDTDAIEIVRGGEVVARFPRAELQKAWTEVSHAIARGRDNPACADREAARVEDATDTGLFAKTTFEVNEDVAAPMIASGVRPKLAVLREEGVNSQNEMAAAFTRAGFEAHDVHMTDLLSGRVDLADFKGLACAGGFSYGDVLGAGGGWAKTILHNDRLVEMFSTFFHRNDTFGLGICNGCQMMSRLRDLIPGAEAWPDFVRNTSEQFEARLVNVEILESPSIFFAGMAGSVMPIVNSHGEGRVRFLRPEDAKLVHAAARFVDSTGAATEAYPMNPNGSEGGLTSVTTTDGRFTIMMPHPERSHRALQLSWHPDAWTDVSGWMRMFRNARVWVG; encoded by the coding sequence ATGACCACCTTTCACGGCATCGTCTTCGCCCTCCCGGGCGGTTGCGCGCTTTCGGACTTTCGCGCCCGTCGTGCGCTTGCCGCGCTCCAATCCGTCCAACCTCATGTCGAAGCGGTCTCTGGCCGCTTCGTGCATTTCGTGCATGCCGAACGCGAACTGACGGATGTTGAAGCCGAGCGTCTCGGCTCGTTGCTCGTCTACGGCGACCCGGCGGCGGACGTTCGCGCGGACGCGGCCTTCATGGTGGTGCCGCGCCTCGGGACGATCTCGCCCTGGGCCTCGAAGGCGACCGACATCGTGAAGAATTGCGGCATCGGCGGGGTGCTGCGCGTCGAACGCGGCACGGTCTTCTCGCTCGCGTTCTCGGAAGGGTACGTCCCCTCGGCCGAAGAGCTTGAAGTGCTCGCCTCGAAGCTTCACGACCGCATGACGGAATCCGTCGTGGGTTCGGACTTCACGGGCGAAGACCTTTTCGTCGACCTCGAAGGCCGCCCGATGGCGACCGTCCCCCTCATGGAAGAAGGTCGTGCGGCTCTGGAGCGCGCGAACCTCGACATGGGGCTTGCGATGTCCGAAGACGAAATCGACTACCTCGCGGATGCGTTCGGCACGATGAAGCGCAACCCGACCGACGTCGAACTCATGATGTTCGCGCAGGCGAATTCCGAGCACTGCCGCCACAAGATCTTCAACGCCCGTTGGACGTTGGACGGCACGGAGCGCGAAGAAACGCTCTTCGGCATGATCCGCAAGACCCATAAGACGTCGCCCCAGGGCACGATCACGGCCTACGCCGACAACGCCGCGATTTTCGAAGGCGGTACGGCCACGCGTCTTTACCCGCGTCCGGGCGAAGAGGGCGACCTCTTCGGGCGCGTGTTCGAACGCCGCGACGAAGTCGTGCACACGGTCTTCAAGGTGGAAACCCACAACCATCCGACGGCGATCTCGCCCTTCCCGGGTGCTTCGACGGGTTCGGGCGGCGAAATCCGCGACGAAGGCGCGACGGGCCGCGGTGCTCGTCCGAAGGCGGGTCTCACGGGCTTTACCACGTCGGCCCTGCACCTCCCGGAAGCTCCGCAGCGCTGGGAAAACGACGGCGACGCCGCGCGCGGCGAAAAGGCGCAGGCTGCTTACGGCGCCCCTTCGCGCATCGCGACGCCGCTCTCGATCATGACGGAAGGTCCCCTGGGCGGCGCCGCCTTCAACAACGAATTCGGCCGTCCAAACATCCTCGGCTACTTCCGTACCTTTGAAGCCAACATCGACGGCGTTCGTTACGGCTACCACAAGCCCATCATGCTCGCGGGCGGTATCGGCAGCATCCGCGACGACCAGACGAAGAAGACCGTTCCGCCCGTCGGCAGCCTCTTGGTTGTCCTCGGCGGCCCCGGCATGCGCATCGGTCTCGGGGGCGGTGCCGCCTCCTCGATGACGACGGGCTCGAACTCCGAAGCGCTCGACTTCGACTCCGTGCAGCGCGGCAACCCCGAAATGGAACGTCGCGCCCAGGAAGTGATCGACCGCTGCTGGGCGATGGGCGAAGAAAATCCGATTCTCGCCATTCACGACGTGGGCGCGGGCGGTCTCTCGAACGCCATGCCCGAACTCGCGGACTTGTCCGGCAAGGGCGCTTCGTTCGACCTTACGAAGGTCCCCGTCGAAGAGTCCGGCATGTCCCCGCTTGAAGTCTGGTGCAACGAATCGCAGGAGCGCTACGTGATTGCGCTCGATCCGGCGAAGCTCGACCTTTTCACGGCGTTCTGCGAACGCGAACGCGCGCCCTTTGCCGTGATCGGCACGATCACCGAAGAGGCGCACTTGAAGCTCGCGCGTGCCGCGGGTGAAACGGATGCGGTCGACATGCCGATGGAAGTCCTCCTCGGGAAGGCCCCCCGCATGCACCGCGACGTGCGTCACGAAGAAAAGCACCTCCCCGAATTCGACGAAACCGGGATCGACATCGAAAAGAGCGCCTACGACGTGATGCGTCATCCGACGGTGGCCTCGAAGTCCTTCCTCATCACGATCGGCGACCGTACGGTGGGCGGGCTCGTTGCGCGCGACCAGTTCGTCGGTCCCTGGCAGGTGCCGGTTGCGGACTGCGCCGTGACGACGCTCGGCTTTGAAACGAACCGCGGCGAAGCGATGGCGATGGGCGAACGCACGCCCCTCGCGGTGATCGACTCCGCGGCCGCCTCTCGCATGGCCGTGGGCGAAGCGCTCACGAACATGTGCGCGGCCGACGTGGAACTGCCGCTTGTGAAGCTTTCCGCCAACTGGATGGCCGCTTGCGGCGCTCCGGGCGAAGACGCGCGTCTCTTCGACGCCGTGAAGGCGGCGTCCGACTTCTGCTGCGCGCTCGGCATCTCCATTCCGGTCGGGAAGGACTCGCTCTCGATGAAGACCGCTTGGAAGGATGGCGACGACGCGAAGAGCGTCACGTCCCCGGTCTCCCTCATCGTGTCGGCCGCGGCTCCGGTGGGCGATGCGGCTCTGACGGTGACGCCGGAACTCAAGCGCGAACCCAGCTCCGTCCTCGTTTTCGTCGACCTCGGGTTCGGTCGCAACCGCATGGGCGGCTCCATCCTCGCGCAGGTCGAGCAGCGTTTCGGCAACACTGCTCCCGACTGCGAAGATCCCGCGGCGCTCGCGCGCTTCGTGGGTGCGGTCCGGAAGCTCGTCGCTTCGGGCTGCGTCTTGAGCTACCACGACCGCTCGGACGGCGGCCTCTTTGCGACCGCTGCCGAAATGACCTTCGCTTCGCGCCTCGGCGTTCGCCTGACGCTCGACTCGCTCCTCGAAGCGCAGGGTGCTACGGTGACGAACGTTCTCTTCAACGAAGAACTCGGCGCGCTCCTCCAGGTTCGCGCCGACCGTGCCGACGAAGTCGTGGCGACGATGCGTGCCGAAGGGCTCGCCTCTTGCTCGCACTTCATCGGTGAAGTGACCGACACGGACGCGATCGAAATCGTCCGCGGCGGCGAAGTCGTCGCGCGCTTCCCGCGTGCCGAACTCCAGAAGGCCTGGACGGAAGTCTCCCACGCGATCGCCCGCGGCCGCGACAATCCGGCCTGCGCCGATCGCGAAGCCGCTCGCGTCGAAGACGCGACCGACACGGGTCTTTTCGCGAAGACGACCTTCGAGGTGAACGAAGACGTCGCCGCTCCGATGATCGCCTCGGGCGTTCGTCCGAAACTCGCCGTCCTTCGCGAAGAAGGCGTCAACTCGCAGAACGAAATGGCGGCCGCCTTTACGCGTGCGGGCTTCGAAGCGCACGACGTTCATATGACGGACCTCCTCTCGGGGCGCGTCGACCTTGCGGACTTCAAGGGTCTTGCGTGTGCCGGGGGCTTCTCCTACGGGGACGTGCTCGGTGCGGGCGGCGGTTGGGCGAAGACGATCCTTCACAACGATCGTCTCGTCGAAATGTTCTCGACCTTCTTCCACCGCAACGACACGTTCGGTCTCGGGATTTGCAACGGCTGCCAGATGATGAGCCGCCTGCGCGACCTGATTCCGGGTGCCGAAGCCTGGCCCGATTTCGTTCGCAACACGTCCGAGCAGTTCGAAGCGCGACTCGTCAACGTCGAAATCCTTGAAAGCCCCTCGATCTTCTTCGCGGGGATGGCGGGCTCCGTCATGCCGATCGTGAATTCGCACGGCGAAGGTCGCGTTCGCTTCCTGCGTCCCGAAGACGCCAAGCTCGTGCATGCGGCGGCGCGCTTCGTCGACAGCACCGGTGCCGCTACCGAAGCCTACCCGATGAACCCGAACGGTTCCGAGGGCGGCCTTACCTCGGTGACGACGACCGACGGGCGCTTCACGATCATGATGCCGCACCCCGAACGCAGCCACCGCGCGCTGCAGCTCTCGTGGCACCCGGACGCCTGGACCGACGTTTCGGGCTGGATGCGCATGTTCCGCAACGCCCGCGTCTGGGTGGGTTGA
- a CDS encoding NYN domain-containing protein, with product MLRFRLFSWIRRCLRAEGDDRGSSSVREEPSRLRADARPGTRTALLVDAENVSPKALDFVVERLGDAWDAVEVRRVYGDWRKTALSSGWHAVCLRQGLREMQQLSAVAGKNATDFAIVIDAIELAADGFGEIVVVSSDSDFMPLAQRLRERGVRYVGFGKTQTPIGYRKSCAVFTEFPEEAQAAEAAQATQAAQAPAAPKAAKVPKPSKVCQAPGASASFGKPEAPEKPEIPATATNKADEPATLGVTPVTAEDDVRLLKAINQRFHDADGFTCGGHVGHYAKMLGFHWGKRTQSRRLAAIVRRHPKVFEWRIENEHFYFRIRPEPEPKVAKFRVAALPALPAPRPRLALPRPALRRLLPAPERVPLLPLLPFTP from the coding sequence ATGTTGCGTTTTCGACTTTTCTCTTGGATCCGCCGATGCCTGAGGGCTGAAGGCGACGATCGCGGCTCTTCCTCGGTGCGCGAAGAGCCTTCGAGGCTCCGCGCGGATGCGCGGCCCGGCACCCGTACGGCGCTTCTCGTCGACGCCGAGAACGTGTCCCCGAAAGCACTCGACTTCGTCGTCGAACGGTTGGGCGACGCCTGGGATGCGGTTGAAGTGCGACGCGTCTACGGCGACTGGCGCAAAACCGCCCTTTCTTCGGGCTGGCATGCGGTATGTCTGCGGCAGGGTCTGCGCGAAATGCAGCAGCTCTCGGCCGTGGCCGGTAAAAACGCAACGGACTTTGCGATCGTGATCGACGCGATCGAGCTCGCGGCCGACGGGTTCGGAGAGATCGTCGTTGTCTCGAGCGACTCGGACTTCATGCCGCTTGCGCAGCGTTTGCGCGAGCGCGGCGTTCGCTACGTGGGCTTCGGCAAAACGCAAACGCCCATCGGCTACCGGAAGAGCTGCGCGGTCTTTACCGAGTTTCCCGAGGAGGCGCAAGCGGCCGAAGCAGCACAAGCAACTCAAGCGGCCCAAGCGCCTGCCGCCCCCAAAGCCGCAAAAGTCCCCAAGCCCTCCAAGGTCTGTCAAGCACCGGGAGCGTCCGCGAGCTTCGGGAAGCCGGAGGCGCCCGAGAAGCCTGAAATTCCCGCGACCGCAACGAACAAAGCCGACGAGCCTGCGACGCTCGGCGTGACGCCGGTTACCGCAGAGGACGACGTGCGGCTGCTGAAAGCCATCAACCAACGCTTCCATGACGCGGATGGATTTACGTGCGGCGGTCATGTCGGCCACTATGCCAAGATGCTCGGCTTTCATTGGGGGAAACGCACGCAGTCGAGGAGGCTCGCGGCGATCGTGCGCAGACATCCGAAGGTCTTCGAATGGCGCATCGAGAATGAGCACTTTTATTTTCGAATCCGTCCCGAGCCCGAACCGAAGGTTGCGAAGTTCCGGGTCGCCGCGCTCCCCGCGTTGCCTGCTCCCCGCCCTCGACTCGCTTTGCCGCGGCCCGCTTTGCGGCGGCTGTTGCCCGCGCCCGAGCGGGTTCCGTTGTTGCCGCTGTTGCCGTTCACCCCGTAA
- a CDS encoding cobaltochelatase CobT-related protein → MVTASSSPLFDALPHAGAPVEVNALRRLAEPLLQLLVGRGLVVRFRGTSVETQFDGEGRPTAITLPLLPDTVDEAVLEVFQGHIDRAAARALFTRRTEATQRLTRDPVAARIFRALEDARTERLMQERFPGSTYNLERYYERLFAGAAGVEREAADFACAVRAAVGDALFETPAEAQLDDRRTTVVDAEDDIRSEEEGLDPAALRAHLQCAYAQRFAGVTLPEAFDELTSTEDAARLAAVLAGLLAESDCESDAEESGASGDSAEANESEPSESSEDSEDSEEESRTNEEEGAGSGDDPTEGTGEGTDDSQADSDEESDDASGNRAESDAEDDRADSGKAGNKENNEDKGEGEDEGAGEASYAEALLNAARGDFGLDSDDADDRTASGDWDDLNEVALPRATEVLRSFDVADATDDVFERIAARLLPRVAEAALARAVYRVYSTDDDRAELVRVRGDAPVAEIERLTASMTGTIQKNLERAFAARKLSHVTPGRRSGKLRASALYRLASGDVRVFEKREPALVTHAAVSLLIDCSGSMAGAPMRLAAVSAYALSTVLARLGVPFEVAGFTTLKIASAPLDWERWSRFEPLYMPLFKRFEDRWDAPARERLASLLTFPVSRMRNNVDGECVERAAARLALRPEGRRILIVLSDGEPAAEGWLADQEAHLAAVTASLPRRGIDAIGLGIMSEAVERFYPKHVVIHRLEDLPGTVVRELHALILGY, encoded by the coding sequence ATGGTCACAGCATCTTCCTCACCTCTTTTCGACGCTTTGCCGCACGCGGGTGCGCCCGTGGAAGTCAATGCGTTGCGCCGCCTCGCGGAGCCCCTCCTTCAGCTCCTCGTCGGGCGGGGGCTTGTCGTACGCTTTCGCGGCACGTCGGTTGAGACGCAGTTCGACGGCGAAGGTCGGCCGACGGCCATCACGCTGCCGCTTCTGCCCGACACTGTCGACGAGGCGGTGCTCGAAGTCTTTCAGGGGCACATCGACCGCGCGGCCGCCCGTGCGCTCTTTACGCGCCGCACGGAAGCGACGCAGCGCCTGACGCGCGACCCCGTCGCGGCGCGGATCTTTCGCGCGCTTGAAGATGCCCGAACGGAGCGCCTCATGCAAGAGCGTTTCCCTGGCTCAACCTACAACCTCGAACGCTATTACGAGCGACTCTTCGCGGGTGCGGCCGGAGTCGAAAGGGAAGCTGCGGATTTCGCGTGCGCGGTGCGGGCGGCGGTCGGGGATGCGCTCTTTGAGACCCCGGCCGAGGCTCAACTTGACGACCGTCGAACGACCGTCGTCGACGCGGAAGATGACATCCGATCCGAAGAAGAAGGGCTCGATCCGGCCGCGCTTCGTGCGCACCTTCAATGCGCGTACGCGCAGCGCTTTGCGGGCGTGACGCTGCCCGAGGCCTTCGACGAGCTCACCTCCACGGAAGACGCGGCACGGCTTGCGGCAGTGCTGGCGGGTCTTCTGGCCGAGAGCGACTGCGAGTCGGATGCGGAGGAGAGCGGTGCGTCGGGAGATTCCGCCGAGGCGAACGAATCTGAGCCGTCCGAATCGTCCGAGGATTCGGAGGATTCCGAGGAGGAATCGCGGACGAATGAGGAAGAGGGTGCGGGCTCCGGCGACGACCCGACGGAGGGGACCGGCGAGGGGACGGACGATTCGCAAGCGGACTCGGATGAGGAGTCCGATGACGCTTCCGGGAATCGAGCCGAGAGCGACGCCGAAGACGACCGAGCAGATTCCGGGAAGGCCGGAAACAAGGAAAACAATGAAGATAAGGGAGAAGGTGAGGACGAAGGCGCAGGTGAAGCAAGCTACGCCGAGGCTCTCTTGAATGCCGCCCGTGGCGACTTCGGGCTCGATTCCGACGATGCAGACGATCGGACCGCTTCGGGTGATTGGGACGATTTGAATGAGGTTGCTCTTCCTCGGGCGACGGAAGTCCTTCGGTCGTTCGACGTAGCCGACGCGACCGACGACGTCTTCGAGCGGATCGCGGCGCGCCTTCTTCCTCGGGTTGCGGAAGCGGCTCTTGCGCGTGCGGTCTATCGCGTCTATTCGACGGACGACGATCGGGCGGAGCTCGTGCGCGTGCGCGGGGACGCGCCCGTCGCGGAAATCGAACGGCTCACCGCCTCGATGACGGGAACGATTCAGAAAAACCTTGAGCGCGCCTTTGCCGCTCGAAAGCTCTCTCACGTGACGCCCGGTCGCAGAAGCGGCAAACTCCGTGCTTCGGCCCTTTATCGTCTCGCTTCGGGCGACGTGCGGGTCTTTGAAAAGCGCGAGCCTGCGCTCGTGACCCACGCCGCGGTTTCGCTGCTCATCGACTGCTCGGGCTCGATGGCGGGCGCCCCCATGCGCCTTGCCGCGGTTTCGGCCTATGCGCTCTCGACGGTGCTTGCGCGCCTCGGCGTCCCCTTTGAGGTGGCGGGCTTTACGACGCTCAAAATCGCGTCCGCACCGCTTGACTGGGAGCGCTGGAGTCGATTCGAACCCCTTTACATGCCGCTATTCAAACGGTTCGAAGACCGGTGGGACGCACCCGCGCGCGAGCGCCTCGCGTCGCTCCTCACCTTTCCCGTCTCGCGTATGCGCAACAACGTCGACGGCGAGTGCGTCGAGCGGGCGGCTGCGCGTCTGGCGCTTCGTCCCGAAGGGCGTCGCATTTTGATCGTGCTCTCGGACGGCGAACCTGCGGCGGAAGGGTGGCTCGCCGACCAGGAAGCGCACCTTGCGGCCGTGACGGCGAGCCTTCCCCGACGCGGAATCGATGCGATCGGGCTCGGGATCATGTCCGAGGCGGTCGAGCGCTTCTACCCGAAGCACGTCGTCATTCACCGGCTCGAAGACCTGCCGGGCACGGTCGTGCGGGAACTCCACGCGCTCATTCTGGGGTACTGA
- a CDS encoding AAA family ATPase, whose translation MTETPRPDSPDGPALRSEAERGSSGFATQAYLHEVFGLRGNLARSTCGRRPIPITVCRPAAEDFDLVPDVREDYVWNVQELKYVLSAVEMGIPVYIWGHKGVGKTEMVEQICARTRRPLVRVQHTSNTEESQIVGQWTVKDGSTVFEYGPLPTAMKYGWAYLADEYDFGLPNVLGVYQAMLEGKPLMIKEAPADMRVVRPHPDFRFFATGNTNGTGDETGLYQGTVLQNAANFDRFGLVLQKGYMARKDEIKILERSTVVTNEEAGRLVDFAAQVRKAFDAGKISDTISVRTLIFAARLGVAHASFRAGLQLAFLNKLSATDRAACDALAMRIFGTNESRPGEDM comes from the coding sequence ATGACTGAAACACCACGCCCCGATTCGCCCGACGGCCCCGCGCTTCGCTCCGAGGCCGAGCGGGGGAGTTCGGGCTTTGCGACGCAAGCCTATTTGCATGAAGTCTTCGGGTTGCGCGGCAACCTCGCGCGCTCCACGTGCGGGCGTCGTCCCATTCCGATCACGGTGTGTCGCCCCGCGGCCGAAGACTTCGACCTCGTGCCCGACGTGCGCGAGGACTACGTCTGGAACGTGCAGGAACTGAAGTACGTGCTCTCCGCCGTGGAAATGGGGATTCCCGTTTATATCTGGGGACACAAGGGCGTCGGGAAAACCGAGATGGTCGAGCAGATCTGCGCCCGAACGCGCCGACCGCTCGTGCGCGTGCAGCATACGTCGAACACCGAAGAGTCGCAGATCGTCGGGCAGTGGACGGTGAAGGACGGGAGTACGGTTTTCGAGTACGGGCCGTTGCCTACCGCCATGAAGTACGGCTGGGCTTACCTCGCGGACGAGTACGATTTCGGGCTTCCGAACGTACTCGGGGTCTATCAGGCGATGCTCGAAGGCAAGCCCCTCATGATCAAGGAAGCGCCCGCGGACATGCGGGTCGTGCGACCGCACCCCGATTTTCGATTTTTCGCAACGGGCAACACGAACGGCACCGGGGACGAAACGGGACTCTATCAGGGGACCGTGCTTCAGAACGCCGCCAACTTCGACCGCTTCGGGCTCGTGCTTCAGAAGGGCTATATGGCGCGCAAGGACGAAATCAAGATTCTCGAGCGCTCGACGGTCGTCACGAACGAAGAGGCGGGGCGCCTCGTCGATTTTGCCGCGCAAGTGCGCAAAGCCTTCGACGCGGGGAAGATCTCCGACACGATTTCGGTGCGTACGCTCATCTTCGCCGCACGTCTCGGGGTCGCGCATGCGTCCTTCCGTGCGGGGCTGCAACTTGCGTTTTTGAACAAACTTTCCGCCACGGACCGCGCCGCCTGCGACGCGCTTGCGATGCGGATTTTCGGCACGAATGAAAGCCGTCCCGGGGAGGACATGTGA
- the cas10 gene encoding type III-A CRISPR-associated protein Cas10/Csm1 translates to MHLIDEAARVAFASLIHDAGKFAQRAGLTVSPLTKDTHVQLYCPRTPENRPTHIHAAYTPMAIDAMEAWLPDLVGGRTAPFEGAGALEHADSLINAAGAHHRPETLLQWIVATADRAASGFEREMKTEEEARSSDGDDYIRTRLWSLLEEIRLDEPEGSAPLTRKPLRALSVDALFPRQGIVPEKRTEGEREYRALWDDFLKAGRRIPNAMRRNWPLWLDAFDTLWLVYTQAIPSATAFNARPDVSLYDHSKATAAVATALWAWCEASGRDADALVRGLKDRSLWDEESLLLVQGDFFGIQDFIFSGAASTQKKAAKILRGRSFYVSLLTEAAALAVLEKLALPATSQILNAAGKFLIVAPNTPEVRERLREAESTFEAWFVKETCAQAGLGLAFQAATLRDLTGERFPKLMRSIFESLERSKLTRYRLFDEDPTRVPGPVLEADYRFGPCAWQGRWPADALDENGLPTARLTRDEIAVGEAIVRMDTLALVDEDVRLDGLGFETKVLNGVIFGSRAVFFAHGNVDAFLRAVPAENIRRIWDFSMPRASDEVLWRGLSRRSINGYVPRLDDALVPEDEPRFAGLSSEDIGHERILPFEWLARLGQSFDERGRICGVPALCALKGDVDQLGRIFQEGLVGAGGRGMNFAKMASLSREFNAFFSIAVPFECSKAFPHVYTVFAGGDDFFFIGPLLETQRFATALRDRFVEFAAANPEVHFSAGFAVVKPGMPVRRFSEAAEDALSRAKNSGRNAACAYGECVSWTEWKALLAVQERLESWRSAYGLSTSYLYALFEIMELAERRDDPRAAIWRSRLYYRTTRWMESVARERRLSSSAASEAATQLLGSLTRDLETYGARLRIPLTNLFYGVRRAR, encoded by the coding sequence ATGCACCTCATCGACGAAGCCGCTCGTGTGGCTTTTGCGTCTCTGATTCACGATGCCGGCAAGTTTGCTCAACGCGCCGGCCTCACCGTGTCGCCCTTGACGAAGGACACGCACGTTCAGCTCTACTGCCCGAGGACGCCGGAGAATCGCCCCACGCACATTCATGCGGCATATACCCCCATGGCGATCGATGCGATGGAGGCGTGGCTTCCGGACTTGGTCGGAGGGCGGACCGCGCCCTTCGAAGGAGCGGGCGCACTCGAGCACGCGGACAGTCTCATCAACGCGGCTGGCGCTCACCACCGACCCGAGACGCTTTTGCAGTGGATCGTCGCGACGGCGGACCGTGCGGCGTCGGGGTTCGAGCGCGAAATGAAAACCGAAGAGGAGGCTCGGTCGAGCGACGGGGACGATTACATTCGGACGCGTCTTTGGAGCCTCTTGGAGGAAATCCGTCTCGACGAACCGGAAGGCTCGGCGCCCCTCACGCGCAAGCCCCTGCGCGCGTTGAGCGTCGATGCGCTCTTTCCCCGACAGGGGATCGTTCCCGAGAAGCGGACCGAGGGCGAGCGGGAGTATCGCGCCCTCTGGGACGACTTTTTGAAAGCGGGTCGTCGGATTCCGAATGCGATGCGTCGGAATTGGCCGCTCTGGCTTGATGCGTTCGATACGTTGTGGCTGGTCTATACGCAGGCGATCCCGTCGGCGACTGCCTTCAACGCGCGCCCCGACGTGTCGCTCTACGACCACTCCAAAGCAACCGCGGCCGTTGCCACGGCCCTCTGGGCCTGGTGCGAGGCAAGCGGCAGGGATGCAGACGCGCTGGTTCGCGGCCTCAAGGATCGTTCGCTCTGGGACGAGGAGTCGCTCCTGCTCGTTCAGGGGGACTTCTTCGGGATCCAGGACTTCATCTTCTCCGGTGCGGCAAGCACGCAGAAGAAGGCGGCCAAGATCCTGCGCGGTCGGTCGTTTTACGTGTCGCTCCTTACCGAAGCGGCGGCACTCGCCGTTTTGGAAAAGCTCGCGCTTCCCGCCACGTCGCAGATTCTCAATGCGGCGGGCAAGTTTCTCATTGTTGCTCCGAACACGCCTGAAGTGCGCGAGCGCCTTCGCGAGGCGGAGTCGACGTTCGAAGCCTGGTTCGTGAAGGAAACCTGCGCTCAAGCGGGTCTCGGACTCGCGTTTCAGGCCGCAACCCTTCGGGACCTTACCGGGGAGCGGTTCCCGAAACTCATGCGTTCGATTTTCGAAAGCCTCGAGCGCTCGAAACTTACGCGCTATCGGCTCTTCGACGAGGATCCGACGCGCGTGCCCGGTCCCGTGCTCGAAGCGGACTACCGGTTCGGGCCCTGCGCCTGGCAGGGGCGGTGGCCCGCGGACGCGCTCGACGAGAACGGCTTGCCGACCGCCCGACTCACGCGGGACGAAATTGCGGTCGGCGAGGCGATCGTACGCATGGATACGCTCGCGCTCGTCGACGAGGACGTGCGGCTTGACGGACTCGGCTTCGAAACGAAGGTCTTGAACGGTGTGATTTTCGGCTCTCGGGCGGTCTTTTTCGCGCACGGCAACGTCGACGCGTTCCTGCGGGCGGTTCCCGCGGAAAACATTCGACGCATCTGGGACTTTTCCATGCCGCGCGCTTCGGACGAGGTGCTCTGGCGCGGGCTTTCGAGGCGCTCGATCAACGGGTACGTTCCGCGACTCGACGATGCGCTCGTTCCCGAGGACGAACCGCGCTTTGCGGGTCTTTCGAGCGAGGACATCGGACACGAGCGGATTCTTCCCTTCGAGTGGCTCGCGCGACTCGGTCAGTCGTTCGACGAACGGGGGCGGATTTGCGGGGTCCCCGCGCTCTGCGCCCTCAAGGGCGACGTCGACCAGCTCGGGCGCATTTTCCAGGAGGGCCTCGTCGGTGCGGGCGGTCGCGGCATGAATTTTGCAAAGATGGCGAGTCTTTCGCGGGAATTCAATGCGTTTTTCTCGATCGCCGTGCCCTTTGAATGCTCGAAGGCGTTTCCTCACGTCTATACGGTGTTTGCGGGCGGGGACGACTTCTTCTTCATCGGTCCCCTTCTGGAGACGCAGCGCTTTGCGACGGCGTTGCGCGACCGCTTTGTCGAATTCGCGGCTGCCAACCCCGAAGTGCACTTCAGTGCGGGCTTTGCGGTGGTGAAGCCCGGGATGCCGGTGCGGCGTTTCTCCGAGGCTGCCGAAGACGCGCTTTCCCGAGCGAAGAATTCCGGACGCAATGCGGCGTGCGCATACGGCGAGTGCGTTTCGTGGACGGAGTGGAAGGCGCTCCTCGCCGTTCAGGAGCGACTGGAATCGTGGCGATCGGCGTACGGGCTCTCGACCTCGTACCTCTATGCTCTCTTCGAGATCATGGAGCTCGCCGAGCGGCGCGACGATCCGCGTGCCGCGATCTGGCGCAGTCGCCTCTATTACCGGACGACGCGCTGGATGGAGAGCGTCGCACGCGAGCGGCGGCTGTCGTCCTCCGCAGCATCCGAAGCTGCGACGCAGCTGCTCGGGAGCTTGACGCGTGACCTCGAAACGTACGGCGCCCGACTGCGCATCCCGCTGACCAATCTCTTTTACGGCGTCCGTCGGGCGCGGTGA